A genomic region of Prionailurus bengalensis isolate Pbe53 chromosome D1, Fcat_Pben_1.1_paternal_pri, whole genome shotgun sequence contains the following coding sequences:
- the PRDX5 gene encoding peroxiredoxin-5, mitochondrial: MGMQLAGLRLLGGRAGSALVRATAIGSAASAAARAGGYRRRGGEWTLGGACGFRSAAPAMAPIKVGEAVPSVEVFEGEPGNKVNLAELFKGKKGVLFGVPGAFTPGCSKTHLPGFVEQAEALKAKGVQVIACLSVNDVFVTAEWGRAHNSGGKVRLLADPTGAFGKETGLLLDDSLVSLFGNRRLKRFSMVVEDGVVKSLNVEPDGTGLTCSLASNIISQL, from the exons GGCAGGGCGGGCTCGGCTCTCGTCCGGGCGACTGCCATCGGGTCGGCTGCATCGGCGGCGGCGAGAGCAGGAGGGTATCGGCGACGAGGAGGGGAGTGGACGCTCGGAGGGGCCTGCGGTTTCAGAAGCGCCGCCCCAGCTATGGCCCCAATCAAG GTAGGAGAGGCCGTCCCTTCGGTGGAGGTTTTCGAAGGGGAACCTGGGAACAAGGTGAACCTGGCAGAGCTGTTCAAGGGCAAGAAGGGAGTGCTGTTTGGAGTCCCTGGGGCCTTTACCCCTGGCTGTTCCAAG ACCCACCTACCAGGGTTTGTGGAGCAGGCTGAGGCTCTGAAGGCCAAAGGGGTCCAGGTGATAGCCTGTCTGAGCGTTAATGATGTCTTTGTCACCGCAGAGTGGGGACGAGCTCACAACTCTGGAGGCAAG GTTAGGCTCTTGGCTGACCCCACAGGGGCCTTTGGGAAG GAGACAGGTTTGTTACTAGATGATTCACTGGTGTCTCTCTTTGGAAACCGACGGCTCAAGAG GTTCTCCATGGTGGTAGAGGATGGCGTAGTGAAGTCCTTGAATGTGGAACCGGATGGTACAGGCCTCACCTGCAGCCTGGCCTCCAACATCATCTCGCAGCTCTGA
- the CCDC88B gene encoding coiled-coil domain-containing protein 88B isoform X2 produces the protein MDGGKGPRLRDFLSGSLATWALGLAGLVGEAEEPEEEEEEEGEGPLGPEKRFLHLIDGALLLRVLGIVVPSSRGAPQTVRGPDGPAAWRVRNLNHLWGRLRDFYQEELQLLVLSPPPDLQTLAFDPFSEEAVEELEGILRLLLGASVQCEHRELFIRHIQGLSLEVQSDLAAAIQEVTQPGAGVVLALAGREPGELEPQELEMLFRSLMGTLLRLARERDVGAQRLAELLLERQPAPLLPEAPARTPPEGPSHHLALQLANTKAQLRRLRQELEEKAELLLDSQAEVQGLEAEIRRLRQEAQALSGQAKRAELYREEVEALRERAGRLPRLQEELRRCRERLQAAEACKSQLEEERVLSGALEASKALLEEQLEAAQERCARLHETQRENLLLRTRLGEARAELDSVRHQVDQLAEENVELELELQRSLEPPLASPGEAPPPGAAPSLHDEVREAEARRLRTLERENQELRGLLQVLQGQPGGQHPLLEEQSEDSLVPELDVAPQTCLTSDRGPQGLAGQVGDGGTQALDLASPVSDSALARLPVRPQASDSGPQVIERPLQTAAMTPQTSDLTLQESGSAVAAQESLEKAGHGDLLQTPTSSVPSQDPETEIQAELSGGDTGESGPEAQVRRQEGPASKPAASELSLCAQTEEQETPGQGLDLLKGQTEGREHAQKLEGLVGDPAQQNPQQKSEGASEAQTWEGPIPGEILAGGVPEQEALREEVAQLKREAEALGAELEAQARRLEARGTEAARLSEELAQARKAEAEAQREVEARAGEQARLREAVEAAGRELEAAAREREALAEALATSGRERRQWEREGPRLRARAEAAEERLQVLESEGRQRLQEAERERQALKEELEKAWLRGQELGARLEHLQSELEQAGLERQAFLREQEIQQQRYQGLEQRLEAELQAAATSKEEALRELKMRALQLEQELVQLRQGSVGRGPEGHDELRIPGAQSGRLIEMERSNATLVAEKVALQGQLQHLEGQLGNLQGRAQELLLQSQRAQEHSSRLQAEKSILERQGQELHRKLGVLEEEVRAARQSHEETRGQQQALLRDHEALAQLQRRQEAELEGLLARHRDLKANMRALELAHRELQGRHEQLQAQRANVEAQEVALLAERERLMQDGHRQRGLEEELRRLQSEHDRAQMLLAEVSRERGELQGERGELRSRLARLELERAQLEVQSQRLRESNQQLDLSACRLTTQCELLTELRSAQEEENRQLLAEVQALSRENRELLERSLESRDHLHREQREYLDQLNALRREKQKLVEKIMDQYRVLEPGPLPRIKTWRGMGWLH, from the exons ATGGATGGGGGCAAGGGGCCCAGACTCAGAGACTTCCTGAGTGGGAGCCTGGCCACCTGG GCGCTGGGACTGGCCGGCCTAGTGGGAGAGGCGGAGGAgccggaggaggaagaggaggaggaaggagaggggcccCTTGGCCCGGAGAAGAGGTTCCTGCATCTCATCGATGGGGCCCTGCTGCTCCGCGTGCTGGGCATCGT AGTTCCCAGTTCCCGAGGAGCACCTCAGACGGTCAGGGGCCCTGATGGTCCCGCAGCCTGGCGAGTGCGGAACCTGAACCACCTGTGGGGCCGCCTGAGGGACTTCTAccag gagGAGCTGCAGCTGCTGGTCCTGTCGCCACCCCCAGACCTCCAGACGTTGGCTTTTGACCCCTTCTCAG AGGAGGCAGTGGAGGAGTTGGAAGGCATCCTTCGGCTGTTGCTGGGGGCGTCAGTGCAG TGCGAGCACCGGGAACTCTTCATCCGACACATCCAGGGCCTCAGCCTCGAGGTCCAGAGTGACTTGGCTGCTGCTATCCAGGAG GTGACCCAGCCTGGGGCAGGCGTGGTGCTGGCACTGGCTGGGCGAGAGCCTGGGGAGCTGGAGCCTCAGGAGCTGGAGATGCTGTTCCGGAGCCTGATGGGGACCTTGTTAAGGCTGGCGCGGGAGCGCGACGTGGGGGCCCAG CGCCTGGCCGAACTGTTGCTGGAGAGACAGCCGGCCCCCTTGCTGCCGGAGGCTCCTGCTAGGACTCCTCCAGAGGGTCCCTCACACCACCTGGCCCTGCAGCTGGCCAACACCAAGGCCCAGCTGCGGCGCCTGCGGCAGGAGCT GGAGGAGAAGGCCGAGCTGCTGCTAGACTCCCAGGCGGAGGTGCAGGGCTTGGAGGCCGAAATCCGAAGGCTCCGCCAGGAG GCCCAGGCGCTGTCGGGACAGGCCAAGCGGGCCGAGCTGTACCGCGAGGAGGTAGAGGCGCTGCGGGAGCGCGCCGGCCGCCTGCCCCGCCTGCAGGAGGAGCTACGACGCTGCCGCGAGCGGCTGCAGGCGGCCGAGGCCTGCAAAAGCCAGCTGGAG GAGGAACGGGTGCTCTCGGGGGCTCTGGAAGCCTCGAAGGCGCTCCTGGAGGAGCAGCTGGAGGCCGCTCAAGAGCGTTGCGCTCGGCTGCATGAGACCCAGCGTGAGAACCTGTTGCTGCGGACTCGTTTGGGCGAGGCCCGCGCG GAGCTGGACTCTGTGCGGCATCAGGTGGACCAGCTGGCCGAGGAGAAtgtggagctggagctggagcttcagcggagcctggagccacccCTGGCCTCTCCTGGGGAGG CACCCCCGCCCGGAGCAGCCCCTTCACTTCATGATgaagtgagagaggcagaggcccGGCGGCTGCGGACCCTGGAGAGGGAGAACCAGGAGCTTCGGGGCTTGCTACAGGTGCTACAGGGGCAGCCTGGAGGCCAG CACCCCCTGCTGGAGGAGCAGAGCGAGGACTCCTTGGTTCCAGAGCTGGATGTGGCTCCCCAGACTTGCCTGACCTCAGACCGTGGCCCCCAGGGTTTGGCTGGCCAGGTGGGGGATGGAGGCACCCAGGCCTTGGACCTGGCTTCCCCCGTGTCAGACTCGGCCCTTGCAAGATTACCTGTGCGTCCCCAGGCATCTGACTCAGGCCCACAGGTGATAGAGAGGCCCCTCCAGACGGCGGCCATGACCCCTCAGACCTCAGACTTGACCCTCCAGGAATCAGGTTCTGCTGTAGCAGCACAGGAGTCCCTGGAGAAGGCTGGCCATGGAGACCTTCTCCAGACTCCCACCTCCTCGGTCCCATCTCAAGATCCAGAGACTGAAATTCAGGCTGAGCTGTCGGGAGGAGACACTGGAGAGTCAGGGCCCGAAGCCCAGGTGCGGAGACAGGAGGGCCCTGCGAGCAAGCCTGCAGCCTCGGAGCTTAGCCTCTGTGCTCAAACGGAGGAGCAGGAGACCCCAGGCCAAGGGCTGGACCTACtcaaggggcagacagagggcaGGGAACATGCACAGAAGCTGGAGGGGTTGGTTGGGGACCCAGCCCAGCAAAATCCACAGCAGAAGTCGGAAGGGGCTTCGGAGGCCCAGACCTGGGAGGGGCCGATCCCAGGGGAGATCCTGGCTGGTGGTGTCCCGGAGCAGGAGGCCCTGAGGGAGGAGGTGGCCCAGCTGAAGAGGGAAGCCGAGGCACTGGGAGCGGAGCTAGAGGCCCAGGCCCGGCGGCTGGAGGCCCGAGGCACGGAGGCCGCCCGGCTCTCCGAGGAGCTGGCTCAGGCGCGGAAGGCAGAGGCCGAGGCCCAGCGGGAAGTGGAGGCCCGGGCCGGGGAGCAGGCTCGGCTGCGGGAGGCAGTGGAGGCAGCCGGCCGGGAGCTGGAGGCTGCGGCGCGTGAACGGGAGGCGCTGGCAGAGGCCCTGGCGACATCGGGCCGAGAGCGGAGGCAGTGGGAGCGTGAGGGGCCCAGACTGAGGGCCCGGGCCGAGGCCGCCGAGGAGCGGCTACAAGTGCTGGAGAGCGAGGGTCGTCAGCGCCTGCAGGAGGCcgagagggagaggcaggcccTCAAGGAG GAGCTAGAGAAGGCCTGGTTGAGGGGCCAGGAACTGGGGGCCCGGCTGGAACACCTGCAGAGTGAGCTCGAACAGGCGGGTCTGGAGCGACAGGCGTTTCTGCGGGAACAGGAGATCCAGCAACAGAG GTACCAGGGCCTGGAGCAGCGGCTGGAGGCTGAGCTGCAGGCGGCGGCCACGAGCAAGGAGGAGGCGCTGAGGGAACTCAAGATGAGGGCCCTGCAGCTGGAGCAGGAGCTGGTCCAG CTGCGCCAGGGCTCCGTGGGACGGGGGCCGGAGGGGCACGATGAGCTGAGGATCCCGGGGGCCCAGAGTGGGCGGCTCATCGAGATGGAACGCAGC AATGCAACGCTGGTGGCCGAGAAGGTGGCTTTGCAGGGGCAGCTCCAGCACCTGGAGGGGCAGCTGGGCAACCTGCAGGGCCGGGCCCAGGAGCTCCTCCTGCAGAGTCAGCGGGCCCAGGAGCACAGCAGCCGCCTGCAG GCTGAAAAGTCTATACTGGAGAGGCAGGGCCAGGAGCTGCATAGGAAGCTGGGGGTGCTGGAGGAGGAGGTGCGGGCGGCGCGGCAGTCCCACGAGGAGACCCGGGGGCAGCAGCAGGCTTTGCTTCGGGACCACGAGGCCCTGGCTCAGCTGCAGCGGCGACAGGAGGCCGAGCTAGAGGGACTGCTGGCCCGGCACCGCGACCTCAAGGCTAACATGCGGGCGCTGGAGCTGGCCCACCGGGAGCTGCAGGGCCG GCACGAGCAGCTGCAGGCCCAGAGGGCCAACGTGGAGGCGCAGGAGGTGGCCCTGCTGGCAGAGCGAGAACGCCTGATGCAGGACGGGCATCGGCAGCGGGGCCTGGAGGAGGAGCTGCGGAGGCTGCAGAGTGAGCACGACAG GGCTCAGATGCTGCTGGCGGAGGTGTCCCGGGAGCGAGGCGAGCTGCAGGGTGAACGCGGGGAGCTGCGGAGCCGGCTGGCGCGGCTGGAACTGGAGCGAGCTCAGCTAGAGGTGCAGAGTCAGCGACTGCGGGAGTCTAACCAGCAGCTGGACCTGAGCGCCTGCCGGCTGACCACGCAGTGCGAG CTGTTGACCGAGCTTCGGAGCGCCCAGGAAGAGGAGAACCGGCAGCTGCTGGCCGaggtgcaggctctgagccgggaGAACCGGGAGCTCTTGGAGCGCAGCCTGGAGAGCCGGGACCACCTACACCGAGAGCAGCGGGAGTACCT